One Salvelinus fontinalis isolate EN_2023a chromosome 27, ASM2944872v1, whole genome shotgun sequence genomic region harbors:
- the LOC129825355 gene encoding bromo adjacent homology domain-containing 1 protein-like isoform X1 — MTHAQNKGSLSQSRSTVTREHCPDRSHGETMGGAWPERTLRFGRTMKKGGTKRGRGGVKEMMDRREKTPERNRRRSRKSYPLRGRGGAPEEEGLSCHVLLTRLEKDIQEQEDTSERGNDSPIQPPVKPESRSKKLDKGKDKAKGKLLAKKMIPKTKSKTTSDEQGLPFPEPRKRRLASLNAEAVNSLLLERPNETQPASKQARRQQDEHTSGESFLGTDPARRGVTGGPNAPRTSSKAYASHKPDPCQSSRKTKKVSKKPAKPDRGQKKEMMTLQMLHTPAPRRLAGLNAAALLKLTSTSATSKQRVKTTSTTTTMDCKATSTASVDVEQKQPQPRPNLKPCSRQPKQKGRQLIPEEVGCSACKKSNFEPKVEWESGGCTHRLTKPGYQSRSMLAYPLKPVVKEEQVEAELSPYYCCPPEGSVEYCHRLALFLGQQAYADSEERPLNSALTSVKRECLVTSPSHPHSHAALTLSPHPCLCTADPACFSSYYVHIAHPTHPGAPSANLSSRPLNFGSSTLCPGRVSGSKLLGPPVSHSSTLSHPAFCGSVGTPCYSEACRVSGYTYRAMQPVNSRGCSFSTGCSGCTHSIKTEGYSSPQGDHNPSLLVSPSLPLSGCPLPTTPSSTQAKPRLLTPLSDRSVPQARLKLARECPQGSKPPNGSLSMGRTRLSQKQPAPTPSLSPAKQKRVNHRRATNGWLPVGVPTEKEVFIAGEDETALRQCYEGVQRDGEVIRVRDTVLLRAGPRKKSLPYVAKISALWEDPKSGELMMSLFWYYRPEHTQGVRDPSMHCENEIFASRHQDENSVACIEDRCYVLPLAQYCRFCALVKRRAEGVPPGAARVVPCPSDFDPPDHRQVPADIDPELVYLCRHVYDFRYGRILKNLQ; from the exons ATGACCCACGCCCAGAACAAAGGTTCTCTTAGCCAGAGTCGCAGCACAGTGACGCGGGAACACTGCCCCGATAGGTCACATGGTGAGACCATGGGCGGGGCCTGGCCTGAGCGCACGCTGCGATTCGGCAGGACCATGAAGAAGGGCGGGACTAAGCGAGGAAGGGGCGGGGTTAAAGAGatgatggacaggagggagaagacTCCGGAGCGGAATAGGAGGCGGAGCAGGAAATCTTATCCCTTACGAGGAAGGGGAGGTGCTCCGGAGGAGGAGGGACTTAGCTGTCACGTTTTGCTCACCCGACTGGAGAAGGACATCCAGGAGCAGGAGGACACCAGTGAGAGGGGGAATGATTCGCCAATTCAACCGCCTGTCAAACCTGAATCCCGGAGCAAGAAACTGGACAAAGGAAAAGACAAAGCCAAGGGGAAACTCCTGGCAAAGAAGATGATACCAAAAACTAAATCAAAAACCACCAGTGATGAGCAGGGGTTGCCATTTCCAGAGCCGCGTAAGCGACGGCTAGCTTCTCTCAACGCCGAGGCCGTGAACagtctgctgttggagagacCTAACGAGACCCAGCCGGCTTCTAAACAGGCCAGGAGACAGCAGGATGAGCATACCAGCGGTGAGTCGTTCCTGGGGACAGATCCAGCCAGGCGCGGGGTGACCGGAGGTCCTAATGCTCCAAGAACCAGCAGCAAGGCTTACGCATCGCACAAGCCTGACCCGTGCCAAAGCTCCAGGAAGACTAAGAAGGTCTCCAAGAAACCAGCCAAACCAGACAGAGGACAGAAGAAAGAGATGATGACTTTACAGATGTTACACACCCCTGCTCCCCGACGGCTAGCTGGACTCAACGCTGCCGCGCTGCTAAAGTTAACGAGCACCTCGGCGACTAGCAAACAGCGAGTGAAAACGACATCAACGACTACGACGATGGACTGCAAGGCTACGAGCACCGCATCAGTTGACGTGGAGCAAAAGCAACCGCAACCGCGACCGAATCTTAAACCGTGCAGCCGCCAGCCTAAGCAGAAGGGAAGGCAGTTGATTCCAGAAGAGGTAGGCTGTTCTGCCTGCAAGAAGTCCAACTTTGAGCCCAAAGTGGAGTGGGAGTCTGGCGGTTGCACCCACCGGCTAACCAAACCAGGCTACCAGTCGCGCAGCATGCTAGCCTACCCGTTGAAGCCCGTCGTCAAAGAAGAGCAGGTGGAGGCAGAGCTGAGCCCATACTACTGCTGCCCCCCAGAGGGCTCTGTGGAGTACTGCCATCGCCTGGCCTTGTTCCTGGGTCAGCAGGCCTACGCCGACTCTGAAGAACGACCTTTAAACTCTGCCCTAACCTCTGTGAAACGGGAGTGCCTAGTGACGTCACCCTCCCATCCCCACTCCCACGCAGCCCTGACCCTCAGCCCCCACCCCTGCCTCTGCACCGCCGACCCCGCCTGCTTCTCCAGCTACTACGTCCACATCGCCCATCCTACACACCCTGGAGCTCCGTCAGCCAACCTCAGCTCACGACCTCTGAACTTTGGCTCCTCGACGCTGTGTCCCGGCCGGGTGTCTGGCTCCAAGCTGCTGGGTCCTCCGGTGTCCCATTCCTCGACGCTGTCCCATCCTGCCTTCTGTGGCTCAGTGGGCACTCCCTGCTACAGCGAGGCCTGCCGGGTCAGCGGCTACACATACAGAGCCATGCAGCCGGTCAACAGCAGGGGGTGCTCTTTCTCCACAGGCTGCTCCGGGTGTACACACAGCATCAAGACAG AGGGTTACTCCTCCCCCCAGGGTGACCACAACCCCTCCCTCctggtttctccctctctccccctctcaggcTGTCCCCTCCCTACCACCCCGTCCTCCACCCAGGCCAAGCCCCGTCTCCTCACCCCCCTGTCTGACCGCAGTGTGCCCCAGGCCAGGCTGAAGCTGGCCAGGGAGTGCCCTCAGGGCTCCAAGCCCCCTAACGGCTCTCTGTCCATGGGGAGAACCAGGCTGTCCCAGAAACAGCCAGCTCCGACACCCAGTCTATCCCCCGCCAAGCAGAAGAGGGTCAACCACCGACGGGCCACCAACGGGTGGCTGCCTGTAGGAGTGCCCACAGAGAAAGAAGTGTTCATTGCG gGGGAGGACGAGACGGCCTTACGGCAGTGTTATGAAGGAGTGCAGAGAGACGGCGAAGTGATACGTGTCCGAGACACAGTGCTGCTGCGCGCCGGTCCCCGGAAGAAGTCCCTGCCCTACGTCGCCAAGATATCAGCGCTATGGGAGGACCCCAAATCTG GAGAGCTGATGATGAGCCTGTTCTGGTACTAtcgacctgaacacacacagggAGTCCGAGACCCCAGCATGCACTGTGAG AATGAGATTTTTGCATCTCGGCATCAAGACGAGAACAGTGTGGCCTGCATCGAAGACCGATGCTATGTTCTCCCACTAGCGCAGTACTGTCG
- the LOC129825355 gene encoding bromo adjacent homology domain-containing 1 protein-like isoform X2: MTHAQNKGSLSQSRSTVTREHCPDRSHGETMGGAWPERTLRFGRTMKKGGTKRGRGGVKEMMDRREKTPERNRRRSRKSYPLRGRGGAPEEEGLSCHVLLTRLEKDIQEQEDTSERGNDSPIQPPVKPESRSKKLDKGKDKAKGKLLAKKMIPKTKSKTTSDEQGLPFPEPRKRRLASLNAEAVNSLLLERPNETQPASKQARRQQDEHTSGESFLGTDPARRGVTGGPNAPRTSSKAYASHKPDPCQSSRKTKKVSKKPAKPDRGQKKEMMTLQMLHTPAPRRLAGLNAAALLKLTSTSATSKQRVKTTSTTTTMDCKATSTASVDVEQKQPQPRPNLKPCSRQPKQKGRQLIPEEVGCSACKKSNFEPKVEWESGGCTHRLTKPGYQSRSMLAYPLKPVVKEEQVEAELSPYYCCPPEGSVEYCHRLALFLGQQAYADSEERPLNSALTSVKRECLVTSPSHPHSHAALTLSPHPCLCTADPACFSSYYVHIAHPTHPGAPSANLSSRPLNFGSSTLCPGRVSGSKLLGPPVSHSSTLSHPAFCGSVGTPCYSEACRVSGYTYRAMQPVNSRGCSFSTGCSGCTHSIKTGCPLPTTPSSTQAKPRLLTPLSDRSVPQARLKLARECPQGSKPPNGSLSMGRTRLSQKQPAPTPSLSPAKQKRVNHRRATNGWLPVGVPTEKEVFIAGEDETALRQCYEGVQRDGEVIRVRDTVLLRAGPRKKSLPYVAKISALWEDPKSGELMMSLFWYYRPEHTQGVRDPSMHCENEIFASRHQDENSVACIEDRCYVLPLAQYCRFCALVKRRAEGVPPGAARVVPCPSDFDPPDHRQVPADIDPELVYLCRHVYDFRYGRILKNLQ, translated from the exons ATGACCCACGCCCAGAACAAAGGTTCTCTTAGCCAGAGTCGCAGCACAGTGACGCGGGAACACTGCCCCGATAGGTCACATGGTGAGACCATGGGCGGGGCCTGGCCTGAGCGCACGCTGCGATTCGGCAGGACCATGAAGAAGGGCGGGACTAAGCGAGGAAGGGGCGGGGTTAAAGAGatgatggacaggagggagaagacTCCGGAGCGGAATAGGAGGCGGAGCAGGAAATCTTATCCCTTACGAGGAAGGGGAGGTGCTCCGGAGGAGGAGGGACTTAGCTGTCACGTTTTGCTCACCCGACTGGAGAAGGACATCCAGGAGCAGGAGGACACCAGTGAGAGGGGGAATGATTCGCCAATTCAACCGCCTGTCAAACCTGAATCCCGGAGCAAGAAACTGGACAAAGGAAAAGACAAAGCCAAGGGGAAACTCCTGGCAAAGAAGATGATACCAAAAACTAAATCAAAAACCACCAGTGATGAGCAGGGGTTGCCATTTCCAGAGCCGCGTAAGCGACGGCTAGCTTCTCTCAACGCCGAGGCCGTGAACagtctgctgttggagagacCTAACGAGACCCAGCCGGCTTCTAAACAGGCCAGGAGACAGCAGGATGAGCATACCAGCGGTGAGTCGTTCCTGGGGACAGATCCAGCCAGGCGCGGGGTGACCGGAGGTCCTAATGCTCCAAGAACCAGCAGCAAGGCTTACGCATCGCACAAGCCTGACCCGTGCCAAAGCTCCAGGAAGACTAAGAAGGTCTCCAAGAAACCAGCCAAACCAGACAGAGGACAGAAGAAAGAGATGATGACTTTACAGATGTTACACACCCCTGCTCCCCGACGGCTAGCTGGACTCAACGCTGCCGCGCTGCTAAAGTTAACGAGCACCTCGGCGACTAGCAAACAGCGAGTGAAAACGACATCAACGACTACGACGATGGACTGCAAGGCTACGAGCACCGCATCAGTTGACGTGGAGCAAAAGCAACCGCAACCGCGACCGAATCTTAAACCGTGCAGCCGCCAGCCTAAGCAGAAGGGAAGGCAGTTGATTCCAGAAGAGGTAGGCTGTTCTGCCTGCAAGAAGTCCAACTTTGAGCCCAAAGTGGAGTGGGAGTCTGGCGGTTGCACCCACCGGCTAACCAAACCAGGCTACCAGTCGCGCAGCATGCTAGCCTACCCGTTGAAGCCCGTCGTCAAAGAAGAGCAGGTGGAGGCAGAGCTGAGCCCATACTACTGCTGCCCCCCAGAGGGCTCTGTGGAGTACTGCCATCGCCTGGCCTTGTTCCTGGGTCAGCAGGCCTACGCCGACTCTGAAGAACGACCTTTAAACTCTGCCCTAACCTCTGTGAAACGGGAGTGCCTAGTGACGTCACCCTCCCATCCCCACTCCCACGCAGCCCTGACCCTCAGCCCCCACCCCTGCCTCTGCACCGCCGACCCCGCCTGCTTCTCCAGCTACTACGTCCACATCGCCCATCCTACACACCCTGGAGCTCCGTCAGCCAACCTCAGCTCACGACCTCTGAACTTTGGCTCCTCGACGCTGTGTCCCGGCCGGGTGTCTGGCTCCAAGCTGCTGGGTCCTCCGGTGTCCCATTCCTCGACGCTGTCCCATCCTGCCTTCTGTGGCTCAGTGGGCACTCCCTGCTACAGCGAGGCCTGCCGGGTCAGCGGCTACACATACAGAGCCATGCAGCCGGTCAACAGCAGGGGGTGCTCTTTCTCCACAGGCTGCTCCGGGTGTACACACAGCATCAAGACAG gcTGTCCCCTCCCTACCACCCCGTCCTCCACCCAGGCCAAGCCCCGTCTCCTCACCCCCCTGTCTGACCGCAGTGTGCCCCAGGCCAGGCTGAAGCTGGCCAGGGAGTGCCCTCAGGGCTCCAAGCCCCCTAACGGCTCTCTGTCCATGGGGAGAACCAGGCTGTCCCAGAAACAGCCAGCTCCGACACCCAGTCTATCCCCCGCCAAGCAGAAGAGGGTCAACCACCGACGGGCCACCAACGGGTGGCTGCCTGTAGGAGTGCCCACAGAGAAAGAAGTGTTCATTGCG gGGGAGGACGAGACGGCCTTACGGCAGTGTTATGAAGGAGTGCAGAGAGACGGCGAAGTGATACGTGTCCGAGACACAGTGCTGCTGCGCGCCGGTCCCCGGAAGAAGTCCCTGCCCTACGTCGCCAAGATATCAGCGCTATGGGAGGACCCCAAATCTG GAGAGCTGATGATGAGCCTGTTCTGGTACTAtcgacctgaacacacacagggAGTCCGAGACCCCAGCATGCACTGTGAG AATGAGATTTTTGCATCTCGGCATCAAGACGAGAACAGTGTGGCCTGCATCGAAGACCGATGCTATGTTCTCCCACTAGCGCAGTACTGTCG